The following coding sequences lie in one Nitrospiraceae bacterium genomic window:
- a CDS encoding GAF domain-containing protein — MEDKNIARKAEEFLQAFKKGEEFTQELLKENERLRYSIARLEETLSRSGDESRAKLYEERIKAAEEELNSLRERYKRVEEENKDFAAKYIEVEEENNNLANLYVASYQLHSTLDFSEVLKIVMEITINLIGAEKFTVFLMEEKTNELVPVGAEGLSLADVPKIKIGQGIIGNVAKEGESYFAEDIKGGGKTSLSNPVVCIPLKIKEHVIGVISIYSVLMQKQSFTNVDYELFNLLAGHAATAIFSSKLYTQSERKLTTIQSFLDLLKEKPRR, encoded by the coding sequence ATGGAAGATAAAAATATAGCAAGAAAAGCAGAAGAATTTCTCCAGGCATTTAAAAAAGGAGAAGAATTTACTCAAGAGCTTTTAAAAGAGAATGAAAGATTGCGTTATAGCATAGCAAGACTCGAAGAGACACTTTCTAGATCAGGCGATGAATCGAGGGCAAAACTCTATGAGGAGCGCATAAAAGCTGCAGAAGAAGAGTTGAACTCTTTAAGAGAGCGATATAAACGGGTCGAAGAAGAAAATAAGGATTTTGCCGCAAAATATATAGAGGTGGAAGAAGAAAACAACAATCTTGCTAATTTGTATGTCGCAAGTTATCAGCTTCATTCCACACTTGATTTCAGCGAAGTGCTTAAGATAGTCATGGAGATCACAATAAATCTGATCGGCGCAGAGAAATTCACTGTTTTTCTCATGGAAGAAAAAACAAATGAACTTGTACCTGTTGGGGCAGAAGGATTATCTTTAGCAGATGTTCCAAAGATAAAAATTGGACAAGGAATAATAGGAAATGTTGCAAAAGAAGGAGAGAGTTACTTTGCAGAAGACATAAAGGGCGGGGGAAAAACATCATTGTCAAATCCTGTTGTCTGCATACCTTTGAAAATAAAAGAACATGTTATAGGAGTTATAAGCATATACTCTGTTCTTATGCAGAAGCAGTCATTTACAAATGTTGATTATGAACTTTTTAATCTGCTTGCAGGACATGCTGCTACTGCGATATTCTCATCAAAATTATATACTCAGTCAGAAAGAAAACTGACAACAATACAGAGTTTTCTAGACCTTCTGAAAGAGAAACCGAGGAGGTAA
- the lsrF gene encoding 3-hydroxy-5-phosphonooxypentane-2,4-dione thiolase, which yields MDWGLKNRLSRIIKQDGRTVMLAVDHGYFLGPTTGLEDAERTIKPLLPYADALMPTRGIVRACVNPSTDTPIILRVSGGNSILNEDLSNEGITVSMEDAVRLNVAAVALSIYIGSVNQKETLLNLTKLIDEGQRYGIPVLAVTAVGKEMVRDARYLALSCRIAAELGAHIVKTYYCENFEKVVKTCPVPLVMAGGKKLPELEALELTYKAVSEGAAGVDMGRNIFQSDAPVAMIQAVRAIVHDNVAPKKAYELYESLKKSLKTDKKPESKGVTASKEELSRH from the coding sequence ATGGATTGGGGACTGAAGAATCGTCTTTCAAGAATAATTAAGCAAGATGGCAGAACTGTGATGCTTGCTGTTGATCACGGATATTTTCTTGGACCTACAACCGGTCTGGAAGATGCAGAAAGGACAATTAAACCTTTGCTGCCGTACGCAGACGCACTGATGCCTACGAGAGGAATTGTAAGAGCCTGCGTCAATCCATCAACAGATACTCCTATAATTCTGCGTGTGTCAGGCGGAAACAGCATTCTGAATGAAGATCTTTCAAATGAAGGAATAACAGTTTCAATGGAAGATGCAGTGAGGCTTAATGTAGCTGCAGTTGCATTATCTATCTATATTGGTTCTGTAAATCAGAAAGAAACACTTTTGAATCTTACGAAACTTATTGATGAAGGCCAGCGCTATGGAATTCCTGTTTTAGCAGTCACTGCTGTTGGGAAGGAAATGGTGCGCGATGCGCGCTATCTTGCATTATCCTGCCGCATAGCAGCTGAACTTGGAGCACATATTGTTAAGACATATTACTGTGAAAATTTTGAAAAGGTTGTTAAAACCTGTCCTGTTCCATTGGTTATGGCAGGCGGGAAAAAACTCCCTGAGCTTGAAGCGCTCGAGCTAACATATAAGGCAGTAAGCGAAGGCGCTGCTGGCGTTGATATGGGAAGAAATATATTCCAGTCAGATGCTCCTGTTGCAATGATTCAGGCAGTAAGGGCAATTGTTCACGACAATGTAGCTCCTAAAAAGGCTTACGAACTTTATGAGAGTCTAAAAAAAAGTCTGAAGACAGATAAGAAACCAGAAAGCAAAGGCGTAACTGCAAGCAAAGAAGAATTAAGCAGGCATTAG
- the rpiB gene encoding ribose 5-phosphate isomerase B, whose protein sequence is MIVAIGSDHAGIELKKHIISLLQELKVQSVDLGTDTPQSVDYPDYGEKVAKEVVSGRAERGILICGTGVGMSIVANKFAGIRAALCNDLFTARMSRQHNNANILVIGGRIVGIDLAKEIVRIWMNTEFEGGRHASRLVKIKNIEEKNIRK, encoded by the coding sequence ATGATTGTGGCAATCGGCAGTGATCATGCTGGGATAGAATTAAAAAAACATATCATTTCACTTCTTCAAGAACTCAAGGTTCAATCTGTAGATCTAGGCACTGACACTCCCCAGTCTGTTGATTATCCTGATTATGGAGAAAAGGTTGCAAAAGAAGTTGTATCAGGCAGAGCAGAGAGAGGAATACTTATATGCGGGACAGGGGTTGGTATGTCCATTGTTGCAAACAAATTTGCCGGCATAAGGGCAGCACTTTGCAATGATCTATTTACTGCGCGTATGAGCAGACAGCATAACAATGCAAATATACTTGTGATTGGCGGAAGGATTGTAGGCATCGACCTTGCGAAAGAAATAGTAAGGATATGGATGAATACTGAATTTGAAGGCGGAAGACATGCAAGCCGCCTTGTAAAAATAAAAAATATAGAGGAAAAAAATATAAGAAAATGA
- the nrdR gene encoding transcriptional regulator NrdR: MKCPFCTHIEDKVIDSRTSKEGDAIRRRRECLKCGKRFTSYERVEDIIPMVVKKDGRRESFDRPKVLKGLEKASEKRPVSVESLESIVDSIEKKLIGLGVKEIPSTWIGEEVMSALKELDKVAYVRFASVYRQFKDINELMNEVKNLFEYKHSK; the protein is encoded by the coding sequence ATGAAATGTCCCTTCTGCACGCATATCGAAGATAAGGTTATCGATTCAAGAACAAGCAAAGAAGGCGATGCTATCCGAAGAAGACGCGAATGCCTTAAGTGCGGAAAACGTTTCACCTCTTACGAACGAGTCGAAGACATTATCCCTATGGTTGTAAAAAAAGACGGAAGGCGTGAATCATTCGACAGGCCGAAAGTTTTAAAAGGACTTGAAAAGGCAAGTGAGAAAAGACCTGTAAGCGTAGAGTCTCTGGAGAGCATAGTCGATTCCATAGAGAAAAAACTTATAGGCCTTGGAGTCAAAGAAATTCCAAGCACATGGATAGGCGAAGAAGTAATGTCTGCGCTTAAAGAGCTTGATAAGGTTGCATACGTAAGATTTGCTTCCGTTTACAGACAATTCAAAGATATTAATGAATTAATGAATGAAGTAAAAAACTTATTCGAATATAAACACAGCAAGTAG
- a CDS encoding serine hydroxymethyltransferase: MNLEKLKLFDTDIYKAIQKETEREKGKILLIASENYASPAVMEAQGSIFTNKYAEGYPDKRYYGGCEYADIVERLAIERAKELFGAEHINVQPHSGSQANMAVYFSFLKPGDKIMGMNLSHGGHLSHGASVNFSGSLYKNIQYGVNKQGYINYDEVRNLALNNKPKMIIVGASAYSRIIDFKKFADIAKEANAYLLADIAHIAGLIAAGVHPSPVPYADFITTTTHKTLRGPRGGLIMCKAKYAKAIDKSIFPGIQGGPLVHVIAAKAVAFKEALKQEFKNYQNNVVKNAKKLAEELVKRGFRIISGGTDNHLMLVDLTSKNITGKEAETALDMAGITVNKNSIPYDERPPAVTSGIRLGTPCVTTRGMAETEMTEIARLIDEVLKHREDKSKLKEFKQVVENICVKFPLYQNC, from the coding sequence ATGAATCTAGAAAAACTCAAACTCTTTGATACTGATATTTATAAAGCGATCCAGAAAGAAACAGAAAGAGAAAAAGGGAAAATCCTTCTTATTGCATCGGAAAACTATGCAAGCCCTGCCGTTATGGAGGCTCAGGGATCTATTTTTACCAATAAGTATGCTGAAGGTTATCCTGACAAACGCTATTATGGCGGATGCGAATATGCTGATATTGTCGAGAGACTTGCAATAGAGCGCGCAAAAGAACTGTTTGGAGCAGAACACATAAATGTCCAGCCGCATTCAGGCTCGCAGGCAAACATGGCGGTGTATTTTTCATTTCTAAAACCCGGGGATAAAATCATGGGAATGAATCTGAGTCATGGCGGTCATCTTTCACACGGCGCATCTGTGAATTTTTCAGGCAGCCTATATAAGAATATACAATACGGGGTTAATAAACAGGGATATATTAACTACGATGAAGTGAGAAATCTTGCATTAAATAATAAACCGAAGATGATTATTGTTGGTGCAAGCGCATATTCAAGAATAATTGATTTTAAAAAATTTGCTGATATTGCCAAGGAAGCTAATGCTTATCTTCTTGCAGACATTGCACATATTGCAGGACTTATAGCTGCCGGTGTTCATCCATCTCCTGTGCCTTATGCTGATTTTATTACAACAACAACACACAAGACCCTCAGAGGACCAAGGGGCGGACTGATAATGTGTAAAGCAAAATATGCCAAGGCAATTGACAAGTCTATATTCCCAGGAATACAGGGAGGCCCATTGGTTCATGTTATTGCAGCAAAGGCAGTTGCCTTTAAAGAGGCTCTCAAACAAGAGTTTAAAAATTATCAGAATAATGTAGTTAAGAATGCAAAAAAATTGGCTGAAGAGCTTGTTAAAAGAGGGTTCAGGATAATATCCGGCGGAACTGATAATCATCTCATGCTCGTTGATCTCACAAGTAAAAACATAACAGGAAAAGAAGCTGAGACAGCATTAGACATGGCGGGTATCACTGTGAATAAAAACTCTATCCCATACGATGAGCGTCCACCTGCAGTAACCAGCGGTATCAGGCTGGGAACACCATGCGTTACTACAAGGGGGATGGCTGAGACAGAGATGACAGAGATTGCCAGACTGATAGACGAGGTTCTAAAACATAGAGAAGATAAATCAAAGCTCAAAGAATTCAAGCAGGTTGTGGAAAACATCTGTGTAAAATTCCCTCTCTATCAAAACTGTTAG
- a CDS encoding response regulator, giving the protein MPNILVVEDSPTMRQLISFAMKRIPNSKVIEATDGVDGLKKLSAEKIDLILADINMPVMDGLKLVSLVKGNPNYKNIPVIIITTEGAEEDKKKALAIGANAYLTKPIQTQELIKMVSNFVTTSGA; this is encoded by the coding sequence ATGCCAAATATTCTTGTCGTAGAAGACTCACCAACAATGAGACAGCTGATCAGTTTTGCTATGAAGAGGATCCCAAACTCTAAGGTAATAGAGGCAACTGACGGTGTTGATGGATTGAAGAAACTATCTGCTGAAAAAATAGATCTTATACTTGCTGACATAAATATGCCTGTGATGGACGGGCTTAAACTTGTTAGCCTTGTAAAAGGAAATCCAAATTATAAAAATATACCTGTGATAATTATAACAACGGAAGGCGCAGAAGAAGATAAAAAAAAGGCGCTGGCAATAGGCGCTAATGCATATCTTACAAAACCGATTCAGACTCAGGAATTAATAAAGATGGTTAGTAATTTTGTAACAACATCAGGTGCATGA
- a CDS encoding response regulator produces MKKIIMARNSNQSIEREKSILKRSNLKIFHAGSGRETYDTHKKELVDLIIADLDLPDIKGDKLCTAIRDDDKLKYVSLILVCDNNKEDVIRCMNSKANSYLTKPVEPLQFFEKIGQLLNIPERRAHRILLKIDVEGKHKDSSFLCSSKNLSTAGILFETDKELNAGDVITCSFKLPNNERITADGEIVRVAKSGIRNFDYGVKFISISPEHTGLIDFFVKTAK; encoded by the coding sequence ATGAAAAAAATAATCATGGCCAGAAACAGTAATCAGTCGATTGAACGTGAAAAAAGCATACTTAAAAGATCAAACCTGAAGATATTTCATGCAGGATCAGGACGCGAAACCTATGATACCCATAAAAAAGAATTAGTTGATTTGATAATAGCTGATCTTGATCTTCCTGATATTAAAGGAGACAAGCTTTGCACTGCAATCCGTGACGACGACAAGCTTAAATACGTTTCCCTGATACTTGTGTGCGACAACAACAAGGAAGATGTTATCAGATGTATGAATTCTAAAGCTAATTCCTATCTCACAAAGCCTGTAGAACCTCTGCAGTTTTTTGAAAAAATAGGACAGCTTTTAAATATTCCTGAACGCAGAGCTCATAGAATTCTGTTAAAAATAGATGTGGAAGGAAAACACAAAGATTCGTCTTTTTTGTGTTCTTCAAAAAATCTGAGCACAGCAGGAATACTCTTTGAAACAGATAAGGAACTGAATGCCGGAGATGTGATAACATGTTCTTTTAAACTCCCCAATAATGAAAGAATAACAGCAGACGGAGAGATTGTGAGGGTTGCAAAAAGCGGCATAAGAAATTTCGACTATGGAGTAAAGTTTATATCAATATCTCCGGAGCATACAGGTTTGATAGATTTTTTTGTTAAAACAGCAAAATAA